The genomic window TATATTGAAGATATGATGACAAAGTTGACTAAAGCTTTTAAAGAAAAAAATAGAGCAGAAATCTTATTTCTTGCAGCAGATTTAGGCCATTATGTTGGTGATGCTCACATGCCTTTACATACTTCAAAAAATCACGACGGACAATTGACTGACCAAAAAGGAATTCATTCTCTTTGGGAAAGCAGATTGCCAGAATTATTCGTTAAGAACTACAAATTAAATGTTCCTGAAGCACAGTATTATGCTAATGTTCACAAGGCAATCTGGGATATGATTAATAACACTCATACCTTAGCGCAACCTTTATTGGATATTGATAAAAAACTGAGAGTAGAAACTCCAGAGAATAAAGTTTTTGAAATGGACGCAGAAGGTAAAATCGCAAAAACGAAATACAATACTTCTAAATTCTCTGATGAATATGCTAAAAAATTACACGAACAATTGAACGGAATGGTTGAAAGCCAAATGAGAAAAGCAATTGCGGCAACGGCAAGTTTTTGGTATACTGCTTGGGTAAATGCAGGTAAACCTGATCTAAGCGATTTAGATTCACCAGCTGTTACACAAAGAAATTATCAATTTTTGCAGGATGATTTAAAATTATACCAAAAAGGAGATTTATTTGGAATGAAGAATCAAAATGACTAATGTTCTGTTTCAAGTTTTATGGTTTTATGTTTCAAATTGAGCAGCGGCCTAAAAGAAAAAGCCTCAAATCTTAAAGAATTTGAGGCTTTTTTTTGTTCTTTAGTTAACGAACGTTTGCGTATAACTTTTTATTCTTATTCGTTAAATCTTTAAACTGATATTCTTTCTCTTTCAAGACGTAAGATGCTGATTGATAATAAGAGATAGTTTCATCTAGTAAATTCTTGTTTTCAGTTTTAAGCGGAATCTCATCGTAATGAATTTGAAATTCAGGAGAAATTCCAGCTTTCTCATTAAGTTTTAATTGAAACTGCTTTATCTGTTGTTTTGGAGACAAAATCGTCAAAACATTGTCTTTTATTAAACCCAGATCCTGATAAGTTGCTATAAAAGCTCTTGGCTGATAACTTGGTTTGAATACGTCTTGTCCAAAAAATTTGCTTTCGTAGTCAAAATTAAGAAGTCCGAATAATGTTGGCATAATATCAATCTGCGACATTAGTTTGTTGAATTTTTCTGGCTTCATGTCTGGCGAATATATTAAAGCAGGAATTCTGTATTTGTCTAACGGAAGTTCTGTTTTTCCAGCACTCGAAGCACAATGATCAGCTATAATTACAAAAACTGTATTTTTAAACCAAGGCTGTTTTGAGGCTTGATTAAAGAATTGTTTAAGTGCATAATCTGTATATTTCACACCTCCATCGCGAGATTTAATATTTCCAGGAATATCAATTTTGTTATTAGGGTAAGTAAAAGGTCTGTGATTACTTACGGTCATAATATGATTGAAAAAAGGTTTGTTTTGTTTGGCTTCAGCATTCATAACTTTGATTGCTTTGTTGTACATGTCTTCATCGCAAAC from Flavobacterium sp. KACC 22763 includes these protein-coding regions:
- a CDS encoding zinc dependent phospholipase C family protein, translating into MKKIQMRPKLIAFGALVIGFIMLSWGNVGHERINKAAVMALPKQLQIFFYNHIDFITQEASVPDIRKYALNYKEEGQRHYFDMENFGPADTYPQTLEEAKQKYDAKFLSDNGILPWYIEDMMTKLTKAFKEKNRAEILFLAADLGHYVGDAHMPLHTSKNHDGQLTDQKGIHSLWESRLPELFVKNYKLNVPEAQYYANVHKAIWDMINNTHTLAQPLLDIDKKLRVETPENKVFEMDAEGKIAKTKYNTSKFSDEYAKKLHEQLNGMVESQMRKAIAATASFWYTAWVNAGKPDLSDLDSPAVTQRNYQFLQDDLKLYQKGDLFGMKNQND